GGCCAGCGACGAACCACTGGCCGGCCAGCAGCATCGCGATGGTCAGGAAAGCCCCGGCGATGGCGGCGACGCCCGCGCTCAGGCCGTCCATGTTGTCCAAGAAGTTCAGCGCGTTGGTCATCGCCAGCAGCCAGAGCGCCGTGATGGCAATGCTCATCGCCTGGCCGCCCGGGTAGGCGTCCAGAAGCGTGAGCAATCGCGAGTCGGTCAGCAGGGGGATGGCGATGGCGGGCAGGGCCATGAGCCCCAGCTTCAGCAAGGGGCCCAGCGGCTTGCGGTCGTCGATGAGCCCAAGCACGTGCAGCAGCAGGATCGCCGCGATGAGCACGACGGCGTCGAAGACCACGGCCGAGGGATCGGTCAGCTCGCGGTGCGGGCCTTCGATCAGGGGCGCGAAAATGAGGGCCGCCACGATCGGCACGAGCAGCCCGGCCACGACGCCGATGCCGCCGATGTTGGGTACGCGCCTCGGACCCGCCTTGACCTGCCCGGCCACCCCCGCCGCGTCGAGCGCGTTCAGCCGCCGGCCCAGCAGCGTGGCCCCACGCGTGGCGACCAGGCTCACCACGAGCGCGACGAGACCCAGGGCCAGCACCAGCCACGGCATGGGCGTGTTGTAGGCCCCGGCGGGGCGTGAGCAACGATTTGTCAAGAATGCTTGACATCAATCAAAAGTCAAGTATGCTTGACATGATGTCCAGTACGCTTGACACATTGCGAGAGAGGGGGCTGGCGATGCTGCCATCGTTCGAGGAGCGGAGCGTCTGGGTGCAACTGGTCGGGCTGGGGCTGGTGCTGGGCGGGTACTTCGCCTCGGCCGGCCCGATGCTGGCCAGCGGCATCATGGAGATGGCACCCTACATCGCCGTCTTCACGGTGTGTCTGGTGCTGCTGATCGTGGTCCAGATCATCGGGCACATCGTCGCGGCCATCTTCGGCGGAACCGAGGACGCCGACGAGCGGGATCGGCTCATCGGCTGGAAGGCCGAGGCACGGTCCTCGTGGGTGCTGGGCGCGGGCGTGTTCATGGCGATCACGGCGCTGGCGTTTGGCGTCGAGGCGGCGTGGGTCGCCAACGGCCTGCTGCTTGCGCTGTTCATCAGCGAGATGCTGAGGCTCGTCCTGCAGGTGGTCAGCTACCGCCGGGGTGCGTGATGGCCGCCAAGGACAACGGTCGCGTCATCAACCACATCCGCGTGCTGCGAGCCGCGGCCGACGGCATGACCCAGGGCGACCTGGCCAAGCGCGTGGGCGTGAGCCGGCAGACGCTCAACGCCATCGAGGGCGGCAAGTACGCGCCCTCGCTCGAGGTCGCCTTCAAGATCGCCCGCGAGCTGGGACGGCCGCTGTCCGAGGTGTTCGAGTTCGTCGACCGCTAGCGGCGGCGACGCTGCGCGAGCACGCCGCCGGCCAGCACGAGCGCCGACGCCGGGGCGGGGATGACGCGGATGGTGGCGGCGCCTTCGGTGAGGTCGGGCAAGCGGGATTCACTGCCGGGACTGAATGGATCTGTGTAGACGGCGTAGTACATCGTGGCCGTCGAGAGCCAAACGTCGAACGCCTCCGGGGCCGGAGGAGCTGTGTAGACCGCCTCCCAGAACGCGATGGGATTGGATGTGTCAGCATAAATCTCGCCAAGGGCATGCAGCTGGCCCGCGAGAATACCGTCGTAGCCGGTTGTCGATGCCGCACCAGGCGAGGATCCGGGCCCATTCATGGGAAAGACCAAACGTGCATCGCTCCAGCCGTCACTGCCCACGCTCGTGCGCAGCCTCGTTGCGATCCCTTGCATCGCGTAGTCGCTCGGGTCAAACCCCGCCCACATCGTCACCACCGTGCTCTCCCCCGGCATCAGCACCGGATTCTCGACCTCAATGGTGATGGCCGTCTGGGCCAGGGCGGCCGGGGCCAGGGCGGCGGCCAGGCACGGGGCCAGGCATGGGGCCAGGACGGCGGCTCGGATGCTCGCTGGCATGGCGGATCTCCCTGGGTGCTGGGGGCTTCGGGCGGGTTCGACGCGGGATCACGCGGCCCGCTCCTACCAATCTACCACACCGGGCCCCACGTCCCAAAACACAATCCCGAGAAGTTCGCCGCGGGTATTCCCGCGTTGCGAACGGGCCCCGAAAGACCCAAACAAGGGCCTCAGGGCGAGAAATCGGCCTCGGAGGCGGGTTCTGGGCCGGGGAGCGTCCGGATAAGCGCTGTGCAAAATCGTTTTGCAGCGCTGCGAATCCGTTTTGCAGCGCTGCAAATCCATTTTGCAGCGCTGCGGATCCGTTTTGCGGCGCTGGGAATCCGTTTTGCAGCGCTGCGGATCCGTTTTGCAGCGCTGCAAATCCATTCTGCAGCGCTGCGGATCCGTTCTGCAGCG
This window of the Phycisphaerales bacterium genome carries:
- a CDS encoding helix-turn-helix transcriptional regulator → MAAKDNGRVINHIRVLRAAADGMTQGDLAKRVGVSRQTLNAIEGGKYAPSLEVAFKIARELGRPLSEVFEFVDR
- a CDS encoding MraY family glycosyltransferase — its product is MPWLVLALGLVALVVSLVATRGATLLGRRLNALDAAGVAGQVKAGPRRVPNIGGIGVVAGLLVPIVAALIFAPLIEGPHRELTDPSAVVFDAVVLIAAILLLHVLGLIDDRKPLGPLLKLGLMALPAIAIPLLTDSRLLTLLDAYPGGQAMSIAITALWLLAMTNALNFLDNMDGLSAGVAAIAGAFLTIAMLLAGQWFVAGLSACVVGACLGFLPHNFPNARVFMGDGGSLVLGFVLGFLSARGTYISGDAHQWWGVLLPLLVLAVPLYDLTTVVGLRLSQGKSPLVGDLQHVSHRIADRGLGRRGAVLVLWAFGMIAGASGLLLLTVNATGAIIIGVQAVVLMAVLGVLEFWPRTGPRGGAHG